The DNA window CCACGGTCGCGTTGAGTGTGACGGTGGTGACCGGCGGGCGCTGGTCATCGACATTCAGCACCGTCGCGCCGCCGCCCGGGATGAAGTGGTGCCGACATCGCGGACTCGCGGCGACCGCGATATCGGCGCTGTTGGTCGTGATGGTGACCTCGGGATTGAGCAACAGCTGGGTCGCCCAGGCCCGGGCCGCGGTTTCGGGGCGGTCGGCGTTGATCGCGATGGCGTGGGTGATCGCGAGATCGACGACCAGGACCGAGTCGGTACTGGTGACGCCGACGATCACCAACCGCTTGGGCGTGCCGGACGGATACGGCAGATCGTCGGCGGCCAGCGTGATCACATCCGACCCGACACCGACCCCGGTCGCCGGATGCACGCCGACGCTGCCGGTGGCGACGTCGATGGTGTAGGCGGCAATGGGATTGGGGATGCGACCACCGACCCCGGCCAAGCGCACGAGGCCCTCGTCGTGCAGCCACCGTATGGTGGCCGCGACGGTGACCTCGCTGGTTTCGGTCATACCTTCTGCTCCGACTCGGCGGTAGCCGATTCCTCCGGACGCGATTCGGCCGAGTCCGGCCAGGAATCGGTGTCCATGATGTTCTCGTACTGGCGCGCCGCGTCCGCGGTGCTCTCCCGGATGGCGGCCATGATCTCGGTGACCAGATCCGCGCTCTCGAACCGGTCGGTGGTCCCCGGTGCGAGGTAGAGACCGGTGAGCTTCCCCATCGCGTCGACCTCGGGCACGACCGCACCGCTCGGCGAGGGCCGTCGCGCACGGATGCCGTCGATCTTCTCGCGCAGATCGGCGATCCGGTGCCGCAGGTCGCGGGCGGCGTCGAGGGCCGCCTGCACGTCGGGGTGGATATCACTCATGCGGTGCCTCCGGAATTGGTCGGTGCCTGGTGCTGGCTCGGGGTCGGCGATGTCACCGTCGGAGCGATCGACGGCCGCTCGCCGATCACGGCCTCGGTGTGGGGTGTGTCGTCGACGTACATCAGCCGATCAGGATGCCAGGCGACCACGCGACTGCGGTCACCGCCGGCACCCGCGCCACCACCCGCACCTGGCGACATCGGCATCATTGGCATATACGGCGAACTACCGGTCGCGGACGCGCCGCGGGCAGCGGCCGACGAGGTCTGCAGTGGCTCGATCACCGACGTGCGCGGCAACGCACTGGCCGCCGTGCCCGCCGTCGCGACCACCGGCATCGCGCCGACCTGGACCGATCGGCCCGACGCGACGTTCTCGACCGCGCTGATCGGTATGGCACCCCCACCTCCGCCACCGCCGACGCCGCCACCACCCGAGTAGCCGTATCCGCCGACGTCTTCGAGCATCCCGGGGTCGACCTCGAGGTCTTCCCCGGAGTCGGAGTTCGCCGACGACAAACCGGTCGCGCCCGAGGCCAACGCACTCATCAACGCGGGCAGCATCTGCGTCAACGCACTGGAATCGCCGCTGTCGCCGGAGCCGGAACCAGAGCCGGACCCGGAATCCGAGCCGGAATCGTCGTCGGAGCCAGAGCCGGTGCCCGTCCCCGGCTTCGAATTGACGGCTGTCGTATAGCCGGTGATCGCCTCGAGTGAACGCGCGTTCTGTTCCTGAAACTTGGCCAGCGCCTTCGTTATCGCGAGTTGGTTCTTGGACCGCATCGCCTGGATGAGCTCCTTGCGCGCGGCGATGATCTCCTCCGGCGTGGGGTGTTTGGCCTTCACATCCCGGAATGCGTTGTGGTAGGCGTCGATGC is part of the Nocardia sp. NBC_00565 genome and encodes:
- a CDS encoding PPE domain-containing protein gives rise to the protein MALNVDPGELARAAAALAELARGTGAALPKGWVVPAGTDLTSAHRVPQLNADLADLSNGMLGLLNEVQRTAHHIGAAAVDYSTADDEGARVINGSGADLATNPVGEVQPFSARQLPDFSLPTPGGSVDPLDFAYQLRTGPGPGPAAEFANSVRKFLTDSHTTATSGLDQAALTMQNWTPVGSAAADKLAQHRGWLDQLGTGLGNLADGIDAYHNAFRDVKAKHPTPEEIIAARKELIQAMRSKNQLAITKALAKFQEQNARSLEAITGYTTAVNSKPGTGTGSGSDDDSGSDSGSGSGSGSGDSGDSSALTQMLPALMSALASGATGLSSANSDSGEDLEVDPGMLEDVGGYGYSGGGGVGGGGGGGAIPISAVENVASGRSVQVGAMPVVATAGTAASALPRTSVIEPLQTSSAAARGASATGSSPYMPMMPMSPGAGGGAGAGGDRSRVVAWHPDRLMYVDDTPHTEAVIGERPSIAPTVTSPTPSQHQAPTNSGGTA